A genomic stretch from Deinococcus radiotolerans includes:
- a CDS encoding histidine phosphatase family protein produces MRLWIIRHGETKGNQAGILRGASSANDEITDTGHAQAQAMAEQVSGGEPRPQAVYASRYRRAQQTARPLAERLGVPVTVLPGIHEVDCGEWVGEPYSALRQHPERLELGGGELGFRGGETFREIAARFAADVNGLPAEDAALVSHGGIIRIALAHLLGRDVRAVWQDGSFMLTNAEYVVIERMGGAWNLV; encoded by the coding sequence ATGCGACTGTGGATCATCCGGCACGGCGAGACGAAAGGCAATCAGGCGGGCATCCTGCGCGGTGCAAGCAGCGCGAACGACGAGATCACCGACACCGGGCACGCCCAGGCGCAGGCCATGGCCGAGCAGGTGAGCGGGGGAGAGCCGCGTCCACAGGCGGTGTACGCCAGCCGCTACCGCCGCGCGCAGCAGACGGCACGCCCCCTGGCCGAGCGCCTGGGCGTGCCGGTTACCGTCCTGCCCGGCATCCACGAGGTGGACTGCGGCGAGTGGGTGGGTGAGCCGTACTCGGCGCTGCGTCAGCATCCGGAACGTCTGGAGCTCGGCGGGGGTGAACTAGGCTTCCGGGGCGGCGAGACGTTCCGGGAGATCGCCGCCCGATTCGCAGCGGACGTGAATGGACTGCCCGCTGAGGATGCAGCGCTGGTGTCGCACGGTGGCATCATCAGAATTGCACTGGCGCACCTTCTGGGTCGGGACGTCCGCGCCGTGTGGCAGGACGGGTCGTTCATGCTGACCAATGCCGAGTATGTCGTCATTGAGCGCATGGGTGGTGCCTGGAACCTGGTTTGA
- a CDS encoding M24 family metallopeptidase, giving the protein MTQLQELRDAMSRAGLDAAWISDPANVRAISGFSSGKDAKVLVTPDAATLYTDARYTVQAAEESPLSAFIARPPETLKHAAPGLAGLRVGFEAEHLTVAAHDDLREHWPQATLVPVKGLVQGLRVLKSAEEIEAIRDAQVLADEVFMAVRPLIVAGARELDIATEIELRLRQRGAESAFDVIVASGPRGAMPHGVASPRVIEDGDLVTVDMGARLRGYHSDMTRTVAVGTPSAEMTRVYRAVLEAEEAAVRAVKPGVRTADLDKLARDILTGHGLGEAFAHSLGHGVGLEVHEAPSLRGTSDDVLSAGMVITIEPGAYLPGVGGVRIEDLVLVTEDGFEVLSHSPKETL; this is encoded by the coding sequence ATGACTCAACTTCAGGAGTTGCGCGACGCGATGAGCCGCGCCGGGCTGGACGCCGCGTGGATCAGCGATCCCGCGAACGTGCGGGCCATCAGTGGATTCAGCAGCGGCAAGGACGCGAAGGTGCTCGTCACCCCGGACGCCGCCACGCTGTACACGGACGCCCGGTACACCGTGCAGGCCGCCGAGGAGTCGCCCCTGAGCGCGTTCATCGCCCGGCCCCCGGAGACGCTGAAACACGCCGCGCCGGGCCTCGCGGGCCTGCGGGTGGGTTTCGAGGCCGAGCACCTGACCGTCGCCGCGCACGACGACCTGCGGGAGCACTGGCCGCAGGCGACGCTGGTGCCCGTGAAGGGCCTCGTGCAGGGCCTGCGCGTGCTCAAGAGCGCCGAGGAGATTGAGGCCATCCGGGACGCGCAGGTGCTCGCGGATGAGGTGTTCATGGCGGTGCGGCCCCTGATCGTGGCGGGTGCGCGCGAACTGGACATCGCCACCGAGATCGAGCTGCGACTGCGGCAGCGGGGCGCCGAGAGTGCCTTCGACGTGATCGTGGCCAGCGGGCCCCGCGGCGCGATGCCGCACGGTGTGGCGTCCCCGCGCGTCATCGAGGACGGTGACCTTGTCACGGTGGATATGGGCGCCCGACTGCGCGGGTACCACAGCGACATGACCCGCACGGTAGCCGTGGGGACCCCCAGCGCCGAGATGACCCGCGTGTACCGCGCGGTGCTGGAAGCCGAGGAGGCCGCCGTGCGGGCCGTGAAACCCGGCGTCCGCACCGCCGACCTGGACAAACTGGCGCGTGACATCCTGACTGGGCACGGCCTGGGCGAGGCGTTCGCGCACTCCCTGGGGCACGGCGTGGGCCTGGAAGTGCACGAGGCGCCCAGCCTGCGGGGTACCAGCGACGACGTACTCAGCGCGGGCATGGTCATCACCATTGAGCCCGGCGCGTACCTGCCCGGCGTGGGCG
- the sucC gene encoding ADP-forming succinate--CoA ligase subunit beta, protein MKLHEYQGKEILRQFGVNVQDGKVARTPDEVRQIAREYGQPVVVKAQVHVGGRGKAGGVKFSPTEDKAFENGEKILGMDIKGLTVNKVLVTKAVDIDAGTEYYVGMIVDRNVQSYTLMASAEGGMEIEEVAAATPEKIIKHRVDPVTGLRPYEAREVAIKAGFKGNLNKIADMMVKMSEAALKRDAVLVEINPLFVGPDGTPLALDTKFEIDDNAMYRHKDLADWRELEAEHPLEIEASKYGFAYVKLEGNVGVLGNGAGIVMTSLDVVNRAGAKPANFLDIGGGAKAEVVYNAVKLVSKDSDVKAIFINIFGGITRADEVAKGVIQALNEGILTKPVRMRIAGTAEDEAKALLADVNSPLIQMYPTMFEAADEAAKEANK, encoded by the coding sequence GTGAAACTTCACGAGTATCAGGGCAAGGAAATTCTGCGCCAGTTCGGCGTCAACGTTCAGGACGGCAAGGTCGCCCGCACCCCCGACGAAGTGCGTCAGATCGCCCGCGAGTACGGCCAGCCCGTCGTCGTGAAGGCGCAGGTGCACGTCGGCGGCCGCGGCAAGGCGGGCGGCGTGAAGTTCAGCCCCACCGAGGACAAGGCCTTCGAGAACGGCGAGAAGATCCTGGGCATGGACATCAAGGGCCTCACCGTGAACAAGGTGCTGGTCACCAAGGCCGTGGATATCGACGCCGGGACCGAGTACTACGTCGGCATGATCGTTGACCGCAACGTGCAGAGCTACACCCTGATGGCCAGCGCCGAGGGCGGCATGGAGATCGAGGAAGTGGCGGCCGCCACCCCCGAGAAGATCATCAAGCACCGCGTGGACCCCGTCACCGGCCTGCGTCCCTACGAGGCGCGCGAAGTGGCCATCAAGGCCGGCTTCAAGGGCAACCTGAACAAGATTGCGGACATGATGGTCAAGATGAGCGAGGCCGCGCTGAAGCGTGACGCCGTGCTCGTCGAGATCAACCCCCTGTTCGTGGGCCCTGACGGCACCCCGCTGGCCCTGGACACCAAGTTCGAGATCGACGACAACGCCATGTACCGCCACAAGGACCTGGCCGACTGGCGCGAACTGGAAGCCGAGCACCCCCTCGAGATCGAGGCCAGCAAGTACGGCTTCGCGTACGTGAAGCTCGAAGGGAACGTGGGCGTGCTGGGCAACGGCGCGGGCATCGTGATGACCAGCCTCGACGTCGTGAACCGCGCCGGCGCCAAGCCCGCGAACTTCCTCGACATCGGCGGCGGCGCCAAGGCCGAGGTCGTGTACAACGCCGTGAAGCTCGTCAGCAAGGACAGTGACGTCAAGGCGATCTTCATCAACATCTTCGGCGGCATCACCCGCGCCGACGAGGTCGCCAAGGGCGTCATCCAGGCGCTGAACGAGGGCATCCTCACCAAGCCCGTGCGCATGCGCATCGCGGGCACAGCCGAGGACGAGGCCAAGGCCCTCCTGGCGGACGTGAACAGCCCCCTGATCCAGATGTACCCCACCATGTTTGAGGCTGCCGACGAGGCCGCCAAGGAGGCGAACAAGTAA
- a CDS encoding Rrf2 family transcriptional regulator: MNSQYAVAVHVLSIISQFPDHSSSAEIADSVGTNPVVIRTVTGLLRRADLLVTQQGVSGARLTRDPQDITLLDVYRAVNGEASVFRLHEHPHPACPVGANIQATLEARFGCAQAAMEAELASTTIADVLGDLAARAG, translated from the coding sequence ATGAACAGTCAGTACGCCGTGGCGGTGCATGTGCTCAGCATCATCAGCCAGTTCCCCGACCACTCCAGTTCGGCCGAGATCGCTGACAGCGTGGGCACCAATCCGGTCGTGATCCGCACCGTCACGGGCCTGTTGCGTCGCGCGGATCTGCTGGTCACCCAGCAGGGCGTCAGTGGCGCGCGGCTGACCCGCGACCCCCAGGACATCACGCTGCTGGACGTGTACCGCGCCGTGAACGGCGAGGCCAGCGTGTTCCGCCTGCACGAGCATCCGCACCCGGCCTGCCCGGTCGGGGCGAACATCCAGGCCACCCTGGAAGCCCGCTTCGGGTGCGCGCAGGCCGCGATGGAAGCCGAACTGGCCAGCACGACCATTGCGGACGTGCTGGGGGACCTGGCTGCACGCGCAGGCTGA
- the sucD gene encoding succinate--CoA ligase subunit alpha, with translation MGILVNKDSKVIVQGMTGREGASHSRAMKEFGTQVVAGVTPGKGGTDFEGWPVFNSVAEAKAATGANVSIIFVPPAGAADAVLEAAHAGMPLIVLITEGVPTVDMMRAVQEVKTLDAQNRAEGGEGIRLIGGNCPGLVTNGEAKVGIMPNKIYTNPGRIGLISRSGTLTYEAAKLLNDAGMGTSTTVGIGGDPVIGTTFADVLPLFEADPDTDAVVVIGEIGGADEEAAAEYIAQNMKKPVVAFISGRSAPKGKRMGHAGAIIMGDVGTPESKLAAFKAANVPVADTMPEIIDLVKQALNK, from the coding sequence ATGGGTATCCTCGTCAACAAGGACAGCAAGGTCATCGTGCAGGGCATGACCGGCCGTGAAGGTGCCAGCCACAGCCGCGCCATGAAGGAATTCGGCACGCAGGTCGTCGCGGGCGTCACCCCCGGCAAGGGCGGCACTGACTTCGAAGGCTGGCCCGTCTTCAACAGCGTCGCCGAGGCCAAGGCCGCGACCGGCGCGAACGTCAGCATTATCTTCGTGCCCCCCGCGGGCGCCGCGGACGCCGTGCTCGAGGCCGCGCACGCCGGCATGCCCCTGATCGTCCTGATCACCGAGGGCGTGCCCACCGTGGACATGATGCGCGCCGTGCAGGAAGTCAAGACGCTCGACGCGCAGAACCGCGCCGAGGGTGGCGAGGGTATCCGCCTGATCGGCGGGAACTGCCCCGGCCTGGTCACGAACGGGGAAGCCAAGGTCGGCATCATGCCGAACAAGATCTACACCAACCCCGGCCGCATCGGCCTGATCAGCCGCTCCGGCACCCTCACCTACGAGGCCGCCAAGCTGCTGAACGACGCGGGCATGGGTACGAGCACCACCGTCGGCATCGGCGGTGACCCCGTGATCGGCACGACCTTCGCGGACGTGCTGCCCCTGTTCGAGGCCGACCCTGACACCGACGCGGTCGTCGTGATCGGCGAGATCGGCGGCGCGGACGAGGAAGCTGCCGCCGAGTACATCGCGCAGAACATGAAGAAGCCCGTCGTGGCGTTCATCAGCGGCCGCAGCGCGCCCAAGGGCAAGCGCATGGGTCACGCCGGCGCGATCATCATGGGTGACGTTGGTACCCCCGAGAGTAAGCTCGCGGCCTTCAAGGCGGCGAACGTGCCCGTGGCCGACACCATGCCCGAGATCATTGATCTCGTGAAGCAGGCGCTGAACAAGTAA
- a CDS encoding SDR family oxidoreductase, producing the protein MPTPTIAVTGATGHLGHLTLQALLRRGVPAGSLVTLVRDPAKASDLAAQGIQVRQADYKQPDSLRAALTGVNRLLLISSNDFDDRLGQHRNVIEAAREAGVDLIAYTSILNADRSGMILAGDHQATETLLRESGVPFTLLRNGWYTENYDLKGAVKNGAILGAAGDHALQPAPRQDYAEAAAAVLSTDGHAGQTYELAGDEAVTLGDLAAEVARQSGQSVAYHNLSADEYARTLAGFGLPEGFAHVLADSDTGITRGELATDRRDLSRLIGRPTTPVTQAVRDALTA; encoded by the coding sequence ATGCCCACCCCCACCATTGCCGTCACCGGAGCGACCGGCCACCTCGGCCACCTCACCCTCCAGGCCCTGCTTAGGCGCGGCGTGCCCGCCGGGAGCCTCGTCACCCTCGTCCGCGACCCGGCCAAGGCCAGCGACCTCGCCGCCCAGGGCATCCAGGTGCGCCAGGCAGACTACAAACAGCCCGACAGCCTGCGCGCCGCGCTGACCGGCGTGAACCGCCTGCTGCTGATCTCCAGCAACGACTTCGACGACCGCTTGGGCCAGCACCGCAACGTCATCGAGGCCGCCCGCGAAGCTGGCGTGGACCTCATCGCGTACACCAGCATCCTGAACGCGGACCGCAGCGGCATGATCCTCGCCGGCGATCACCAAGCCACCGAAACGCTCCTGCGCGAGTCCGGCGTGCCGTTCACCCTGCTGCGCAACGGCTGGTACACCGAGAACTACGACCTCAAGGGGGCCGTCAAGAACGGCGCGATCCTGGGGGCCGCCGGGGACCACGCGTTGCAACCCGCACCCCGCCAGGACTACGCGGAGGCCGCCGCCGCCGTCCTGAGCACCGACGGGCACGCGGGCCAGACCTACGAACTCGCCGGGGATGAGGCCGTCACCCTGGGTGACCTCGCCGCCGAGGTGGCCCGCCAGAGTGGCCAGTCCGTCGCGTACCACAACCTCAGCGCCGACGAATACGCCCGCACCCTCGCCGGGTTCGGCTTGCCCGAGGGCTTCGCGCACGTGCTGGCCGACAGTGATACGGGCATCACCCGGGGCGAACTCGCCACCGACCGGCGCGACCTCAGCCGACTGATTGGCCGGCCCACCACGCCTGTCACGCAGGCCGTGCGCGACGCCCTGACCGCCTGA